From Triticum aestivum cultivar Chinese Spring chromosome 4A, IWGSC CS RefSeq v2.1, whole genome shotgun sequence, a single genomic window includes:
- the LOC123085011 gene encoding uncharacterized protein, giving the protein MGCWWERLVLPVRRAWLGVASRFGVRQSGLWRLRQEVSTCEYEDVRVMWEMLSRTATAPPPPAARRHSRFRQPRPWADRLRLCRDI; this is encoded by the exons ATGGGCTGCTGGTGGGAGCGCCTCGTGCTGCCGGTGCGCAGGGCGTGGCTCGGCGTCGCCTCCCGCTTCGGCGTGCGCCAGTCCG GGCTGTGGAGGCTCCGGCAGGAGGTGAGCACGTGCGAGTACGAGGACGTGCGCGTGATGTGGGAGATGCTGAGCCGCACcgcgacggcgccgccgccgccggcggccaggCGCCACAGCAGGTTCCGGCAGCCGAGGCCGTGGGCCGACAGGCTCCGCCTCTGCCGGGACATCTAG
- the LOC123085013 gene encoding CASP-like protein 5A1: MFASRPAVHPVEAPPPTDPVEQPTGVLMKDLPGMPGTAGGLALRLAQFAFAGVALGVMASTNDFPSVSAFCYLVAATILQCLWSFSLAIVDIYALLVKRCLRNRRAVCLFAIGDGITAALIFGAACSSAGITVLIDNDLNICAENHCGSFETATAMAFMSWFALTPSFLLNFWSMASR, translated from the exons ATGTTCGCGAGCAGGCCGGCGGTGCACCCGGTGGAGGCGCCGCCGCCGACGGATCCGGTGGAGCAGCCCACGGGGGTGCTCATGAAGGACCTGCCCGGGATGCCCGGCACGGCCGGCGGCCTCGCGCTCCGCCTCGCGCAGTTCGCCTTCGCCGGCGTCGCCCTCGGCGTCATGGCCTCCACCAACGACTTCCCCTCCGTCAGCGCCTTCTG CTATCTTGTTGCAGCAACCATATTGCAATGCCTGTGGAGCTTCTCGCTTGCCATTGTCGATATCTATGCATTGCTTGTTAAGCGTTGTCTAAGGAACCGCCGCGCTGTTTGCCTGTTTGCGATTGGAGATGGG ATCACGGCAGCACTCATCTTCGGCGCAGCATGCTCGTCGGCAGGCATCACCGTCCTGATCGACAACGACCTGAACATCTGTGCCGAGAACCACTGTGGCAGCTTCGAGACCGCGACGGCGATGGCGTTCATGAGCTGGTTTGCCCTCACGCCCTCCTTCCTGCTGAACTTCTGGTCGATGGCTTCCCGATGA
- the LOC123085012 gene encoding BTB/POZ domain-containing protein SR1IP1, translating to MQTDTQFTSAAMKRTSDWIRSQEFPSDITIQVGESSFNLHKLPLASKCGYIRKLVSGANGSRVTHLEIAGMPGDAKAFDLVIKFCYGVNFEITADNVAMLRCAAEHLEMTEECKPGNLVGRTEAYLEEVALASLEGAVTALRRAEELLPASDKVQLIGRCIDVIATMTCGDGGHEGLDDVDAPPKPVDNWWADELTALRIDTFQRVMIAMKARGFKGIAMGTMIMLYAQKSLRRLDMNGRERKKMEPRQEHEKRVVLETIVSLLPREKNTMSVSFLSMLLRAAIYLDTSLACRLDLETRMAAQLGQAVLDDLLIPSSSPEGAGTAYDVDAVQRILAGYLENEGEATRLDYNTDDDFASAASPPNDVGPVGKLMESYLAEISSDVNLPVDKFTGLAELIPERARFNEDGMYRAIDIYLKAHPSVGEGERTKVCGVMDCQKLSREACAHAAQNDRLPVQTVVQVLYHEQRRLRVPPPSQAQSYAGGESPALSYRPTPSFNGRDRSAPSSEVSRLQRENDELRMELMQMKMRLRDPSVAAPAPAPTLAAGGTRSFPSSGKPPLPKKQGGSGGGGGGGFMKKLGRLNPFVRDPLAGGKVRTKPPKDRRHSIS from the exons ATGCAGACCGATACTCAGTTCACCTCGGCCGCGATGAAGAGGACCAGCGACTG GATCCGTTCGCAAGAATTCCCGAGCGATATTACCATCCAAGTCGGGGAGAGCAGCTTCAACTTGCACAAG CTCCCACTGGCGTCTAAATGCGGCTACATAAGGAAGCTGGTGTCGGGGGCCAACGGGTCGAGGGTCACCCACCTCGAGATCGCTGGCATGCCCGGCGACGCCAAGGCGTTCGACCTCGTCATCAAGTTCTGCTACGGCGTCAACTTCGAGATCACCGCCGACAACGTCGCCATGCTGCGCTGCGCCGCCGAGCACCTGGAGATGACCGAGGAGTGCAAGCCCGGGAACCTCGTCGGCCGGACCGAGGCCTACCTGGAGGAGGTTGCGCTGGCGAGCCTCGAGGGCGCAGTCACCGCGCTCCGCAGGGCCGAGGAGCTCCTCCCGGCGTCCGACAAGGTGCAGCTCATTGGCAGGTGCATCGACGTCATCGCGACCATGACCTGCGGCGACGGCGGCCATGAGGGGCTGGACGACGTGGACGCGCCACCGAAGCCTGTCGATAACTGGTGGGCCGACGAGCTGACGGCGCTGAGGATCGATACTTTCCAGAGGGTCATGATCGCCATGAAGGCCAGGGGGTTCAAGGGCATCGCCATGGGGACGATGATCATGCTCTACGCTCAGAAGTCCCTTCGAAGACTG GACATGAACGGGAGGGAGCGGAAGAAGATGGAGCCGAGGCAGGAGCACGAGAAGCGGGTGGTGCTGGAGACGATCGTGAGCCTCCTGCCGAGGGAGAAGAACACCATGTCGGTGAGCTTCCTGTCGATGCTGCTCCGGGCGGCGATCTACCTCGACACGTCGCTGGCGTGCCGGCTCGACCTGGAGACGCGGATGGCCGCGCAGCTCGGCCAGGCCGTGCTCGACGACCTGCTCATCCCGTCCTCCTCGCCCGAGGGCGCCGGCACGGCCTACGACGTCGACGCGGTGCAGAGGATCCTCGCCGGCTACCTCGAGAACGAGGGCGAGGCGACGCGCCTGGACTACAACACGGACGACGACTTCGCCTCGGCGGCGTCGCCGCCCAACGACGTCGGCCCCGTCGGCAAGCTCATGGAGAGCTATCTCGCCGAGATCTCCTCGGACGTGAACCTGCCCGTTGACAAGTTCACCGGCCTCGCTGAGCTCATCCCGGAGCGCGCCCGGTTCAACGAGGACGGCATGTACCGCGCCATCGACATCTACCTCAAG GCGCATCCGTCGGTGGGCGAGGGCGAGAGGACGAAGGTGTGCGGCGTGATGGACTGCCAGAAGCTGTCGCGGGAGGCGTGCGCGCACGCGGCGCAGAACGACCGGCTGCCGGTGCAGACGGTGGTGCAGGTGCTGTACCACGAGCAGCGGCGCCTCCGCGTGCCGCCGCCCTCGCAGGCGCAGTCGTACGCCGGGGGGGAGTCGCCGGCGCTGTCGTACAGGCCGACGCCGAGCTTCAACGGGCGGGACCGGAGCGCGCCGTCCAGCGAGGTGTCGCGGCTGCAGCGGGAGAACGACGAGCTGAGGATGGAGCTGATGCAGATGAAGATGCGCCTGAGGGACCCGTCGGTGGCGGCGCCGGCCCCGGCGCCGACGCTCGCGGCGGGGGGCACCCGGAGCTTCCCGTCGTCGGGGAAGCCGCCACTGCCGAAGAAGcagggcggcagcggcggaggaggcggcggcgggttcatgaagaagctcgggcggctcaaccCGTTCGTGCGCGACCCTCTGGCCGGCGGCAAGGTCCGCACGAAGCCGCCCAAGGATCGCAGGCACTCCATTTCTTGA